The Daucus carota subsp. sativus chromosome 7, DH1 v3.0, whole genome shotgun sequence genome window below encodes:
- the LOC108195103 gene encoding phospholipase D alpha 1 — protein MSQVLLHGTLHVTVYEVDKLHVEGGGGGGGGFFSKMRENIEETIGIGKGTAKIYATIDLEKARVGRTRMIEHEPTNPRWQESFHIYCAHHATNVIFTVKDDNPIGATLIGRAYVSVREFLDGEKIDKWVEIVDENKNPISEGSKIHVALQYFKITQDRSYARGIMSPKFPGVPYTFYAQRQGCRVSLYQDAHVPDNFVPKIPLAGGKCYEPHRCWEDVFDAITNAKHLIYITGWSVYTEITLIRDSKREKPGGDVKLGEILKKKANEGVRVLMLVWDDRTSVGQLKKDGLMATHDEETEQFFQGTDVHCVLCPRNPDDGGSMVQGLTISTMFTHHQKIVVVDSEMPDKGSHKRRIVSFVGGIDLCDGRYDSPYHSLFRTLDSAHHDDFHQPNYTGASIEKGGPREPWHDIHSRLEGPIAWDVLFNFEQRWKKQGGKDLLVNLRELDDVLIPPSPVTYPDDNESWNVQLFRSIDGGAAFGFPDTPEDAAKAGLVSGKDNIIDRSIQDAYIHAIRRAKHFIYIENQYFLGSSFGWKSDDLKDEDVNALHLIPKELSLKIVSKIEAGERFAVYVVVPMWPEGIPESGSVQAILDWQKRTMEMMYKDIIQALRDKGMDDDPREYLTFYCLGNREAKKSGEYQPTEEPEADSNYLKAQQARRFMIYVHAKMMIVDDEYIIIGSANINQRSMDGARDSEIAMGGYQPHHLAARQPARGQVHGLRMSLWYEHLGMLDDTFQHPESVNCIRKVNQMADKYWDLFASENLEKDLPGHMLRYPVEVTSNGDIKEHQGMEYFPDTSARILGAKSDYMPPILTT, from the exons GAGGGAGAATATTGAGGAGACTATTGGGATAGGTAAAGGGACTGCCAAGATTTATGCAACTATTGATCTTGAAAAGGCTAGAGTTGGGCGTACCAGAATGATCGAACATGAACCGACCAACCCTAGGTGGCAGGAGTCTTTCCACATTTACTGTGCTCACCATGCAACCAATGTTATATTTACTGTCAAGGATGACAATCCCATCGGTGCAACTCTGATTGGAAGGGCTTACGTGTCTGTTCGCGAGTTTTTAGATGGAGAAAAAATAGATAAATGGGTTGAGATTGTGGATGAAAACAAAAATCCTATTAGCGAAGGTTCTAAAATTCATGTGGCGCTACAGTATTTCAAAATTACTCAAGATCGTAGCTATGCTCGTGGAATTATGAGCCCCAAGTTTCCTGGGGTTCCTTATACATTTTACGCCCAAAGACAGGGTTGTCGAGTCTCTTTGTACCAAGATGCCCATGTGCCAGATAATTTTGTGCCTAAAATTCCTCTTGCTGGAGGAAAGTGTTATGAGCCACATAGATGTTGGGAAGATGTCTTTGATGCAATCACCAATGCAAAACACTTGATTTACATTACCGGTTGGTCTGTTTATACAGAAATCACGTTAATAAGGGACTCGAAGAGAGAAAAACCTGGGGGAGACGTTAAGCTTGGTGAGATTCTAAAGAAGAAAGCAAATGAAGGTGTAAGAGTTCTTATGCTTGTTTGGGATGACAGAACATCTGTTGGTCAACTAAAGAAAGATGGATTGATGGCTACCCATGATGAGGAAACTGAACAATTCTTCCAAGGTACCGACGTCCATTGTGTGCTATGCCCTCGTAATCCTGATGATGGTGGAAGCATGGTCCAAGGTTTAACTATTTCTACCATGTTCACTCATCACCAAAAGATTGTGGTGGTTGACAGTGAAATGCCTGATAAAGGATCACACAAGCGGAGGATTGTGAGTTTTGTTGGTGGTATTGATCTTTGTGACGGAAGATATGATTCTCCTTATCACTCACTTTTCAGAACTTTGGACTCTGCACACCATGATGATTTTCACCAGCCAAACTATACTGGTGCATCAATCGAAAAAGGTGGACCTAGGGAACCCTGGCATGATATTCACTCCCGTCTTGAAGGTCCAATTGCTTGGGATGTGTTGTTTAATTTTGAGCAGAGATGGAAGAAACAAGGGGGAAAGGATTTACTTGTTAACCTAAGAGAGCTTGATGATGTCCTCATCCCACCATCTCCAGTCACATATCCTGATGACAATGAATCATGGAATGTTCAATTATTCAGATCCATAGACGGCGGAGCTGCTTTTGGCTTTCCTGATACACCTGAAGATGCAGCTAAAGCAGGTCTTGTTAGTGGGAAGGATAATATAATTGATCGAAGTATTCAAGATGCTTATATACATGCCATTCGTCGTGCAAAACACTTCATTTACATTGAGAATCAGTATTTTCTTGGAAGCTCATTTGGTTGGAAATCTGATGATCTAAAGGATGAGGACGTCAATGCTTTGCATCTTATTCCAAAGGAACTATCACTGAAGATTGTTTCAAAGATTGAGGCTGGGGAAAGGTTTGCTGTTTATGTCGTCGTCCCAATGTGGCCAGAAGGCATACCAGAGAGTGGATCGGTTCAAGCCATACTGGACTGGCAGAAGAGGACAATGGAGATGATGTATAAAGATATCATTCAGGCTTTACGGGATAAGGGAATGGATGATGACCCTAGAGAATATTTGACATTTTACTGCCTTGGTAACCGGGAGGCGAAGAAGAGTGGAGAATATCAACCTACAGAAGAACCAGAAGCAGACTCAAATTATTTAAAGGCCCAACAGGCTCGTCGCTTCATGATATACGTTCATGCCAAGATGATGATAG TTGATGATGAGTACATAATAATTGGATCTGCGAATATCAACCAGAGATCAATGGACGGTGCTAGGGATTCTGAGATAGCCATGGGAGGATATCAACCACATCATCTTGCAGCAAGGCAACCAGCAAGGGGCCAAGTCCATGGACTCAGAATGTCATTGTGGTACGAACACCTTGGCATGCTTGACGACACTTTCCAGCATCCAGAGAGTGTAAACTGTATTCGAAAAGTGAATCAGATGGCTGATAAATACTGGGACCTCTTTGCAAGCGAAAATTTGGAAAAGGATTTGCCTGGACATATGCTGAGATACCCTGTTGAAGTTACAAGTAATGGCGATATCAAAGAGCATCAAGGCATGGAGTATTTCCCGGACACTAGCGCCAGGATTCTTGGTGCTAAATCTGATTACATGCCCCCCATTCTCACAACTTGA
- the LOC108193837 gene encoding uncharacterized protein LOC108193837 isoform X2 has product MGGCLGCDNSRNLLSLLSKPSKGQKIQAQTVTKPNPSEDFWTSSTFDMDNSAVQSRGSISSISTSNQIVDGSGSGNGNLPSEFVNHGLLLWNQTRQQWVGNKKSEKNVEQLREPRLSWNATYESLLGRNKPFTQPVPLTEMIDFLVDIWEQDGMYD; this is encoded by the exons ATGGG TGGTTGTCTAGGATGCGATAATAGCCGCAATCTGTTATCTTTACTCAGTAAGCCATCAAAAGGACAGAAAATTCAAGCTCAGACAGTAACAAAACCCAATCCATCTGAGGATTTTTGGACCTCTAGTACTTTTGATATGGATAATAGTGCAGTCCAGTCGCGTGGAagcatctcatcaatcagcacATCTAACCAGATTGTGGATGGCAGTGGCTCTGGGAATGGGAACCTCCCTTCTGAGTTTGTCAATCATG GTCTTCTTCTCTGGAATCAAACTAGGCAGCAGTGGGTAGGAAACAAGAAGTCTGAGAAAAATGTGGAGCAGCTTCGGGAGCCAAGATTGAG TTGGAATGCAACATACGAGAGTCTGCTTGGGAGAAACAAGCCCTTTACCCAACCAGTTCCCCTCACT GAAATGATAGATTTTCTTGTTGATATCTGGGAGCAGGATGGAATGTATGATTGA
- the LOC108193837 gene encoding uncharacterized protein LOC108193837 isoform X1 — MNGSSGCLGCDNSRNLLSLLSKPSKGQKIQAQTVTKPNPSEDFWTSSTFDMDNSAVQSRGSISSISTSNQIVDGSGSGNGNLPSEFVNHGLLLWNQTRQQWVGNKKSEKNVEQLREPRLSWNATYESLLGRNKPFTQPVPLTEMIDFLVDIWEQDGMYD, encoded by the exons ATGAATGGG AGCAGTGGTTGTCTAGGATGCGATAATAGCCGCAATCTGTTATCTTTACTCAGTAAGCCATCAAAAGGACAGAAAATTCAAGCTCAGACAGTAACAAAACCCAATCCATCTGAGGATTTTTGGACCTCTAGTACTTTTGATATGGATAATAGTGCAGTCCAGTCGCGTGGAagcatctcatcaatcagcacATCTAACCAGATTGTGGATGGCAGTGGCTCTGGGAATGGGAACCTCCCTTCTGAGTTTGTCAATCATG GTCTTCTTCTCTGGAATCAAACTAGGCAGCAGTGGGTAGGAAACAAGAAGTCTGAGAAAAATGTGGAGCAGCTTCGGGAGCCAAGATTGAG TTGGAATGCAACATACGAGAGTCTGCTTGGGAGAAACAAGCCCTTTACCCAACCAGTTCCCCTCACT GAAATGATAGATTTTCTTGTTGATATCTGGGAGCAGGATGGAATGTATGATTGA